The genome window CGCGGGTGCGGGCCGTTGCGTCGCAGCTCCCGCAGCCACTCGGGCGGGTTGGCCTGGAGCTCGTTCAGCTCGGCCCGGGAGACGGCACCCTCCTGGAACTCGGCGGGGGTGGCGGGGAGGTACACACCCAGCTTCTTGGCCGCGGTGGCGGGCTTCATCGTCTGGGTGGTCTGCTGCGACTTCATGCTGTCCAGACTATCGGCCGGATTCGGGCCCTTTGACCACGCCCGGTAACCTGGCGGGGTGACAGGCACGGATGCACCCCCCTCGTTCCGGCTCGTGTACGTCCCCGGGGCGACGCCCGCCAAATGGGCGCGGATCTGGAACGAGCGCCTGCCCGATGTACCGCTCACCCTGCTTCAGGTGCCGGCGGCCGAAGCGCCCGAGATGCTGGGCGGCGGCGAGGCGGACGCGGGGCTCGTACGGCTGCCGGTGGATCGCACGGTGTTCAGCGCGATCCCCCTTTACACCGAGACCACGGTGGTCGTCGTCCCCAAGGACCACGTGGTGGCAGCCGTCGACGAGGTGTCCTGCGACGATCTCGCCGACGAGGTCGTCCTCCACCCCCTCGACGACGTCCTGGGCTGGGAGCGACCGCCGGGCGAGCCCGCCTTCGAACGTCCTGCCACCACCGAGGACGCCGTCGAACTCGTGGCGGCGGGCGTGGGTCTGCTCGTCGTGCCCCAGTCGCTGGCGCGGCTGTACCACCGCCGCGACCTCACCTACCGCCCGGTCGTGGACGCGCCCCAGTCGAGCGTCGCCCTGTCCTGGCCCGAGGACGCGACCACCGACCTGGTGGAGGACTTCATCGGGATCGTGCGCGGACGGACGGTCAACAGCACTCGGGGCCGCACCTCCGTCCAGCCTCCCGCCGAACCGAAGCGTCAGGGCACCGACGCGGCAGGGGCCCGGCGCAAGCCCGCCCCGGGGAAGTCGACCGGCCGCAGTCCCCGCAGCGGCTCCGGCGGCCCCAAGGCCGCGCGGCGCGGCAGCCCCGCCGGCGGTCGTGACCGGGGCCGGACAGGGGCGATGAACGACAGGACCCGGCGCGGAAGGATCGTGCCCGGCGTCCTGGGTCGACGGCTCGCAGCCTCGCCGCAGCAGCCCTCCGGACCCGCCGCCACACCCGCTCACCAGGTGTCGACGAACCCCCGCCCGCGCGCGTCGCGGGGCCCCTCCCAACCGTCCAGGGCCGCCAGCACCCAGCGCCGTGAGTCGGCCGGATCGATCACCGCGTCGATGTCAAGGGCCGCCGCCGCATTGACCGCCTTGCCCTGCTCGTACAGCTCGGCGACCCGTTCCTCGAACGCGCGGGCCCGCTCCTCGGGGTCCGGGATCGCCGCCAGCTCCCTGCGGTAGCCGAGGCGGACCGCGCCCTCCAGTCCCATGCCGCCGAACTCGCCCGTGGGCCAGGCGGCGCAGGCGAGCGGCGCGCGGGTGGAGCCGCCCATCATCGCCATCGCGCCCAGCCCGTACGCCTTCCTGAGCACCAAACTCACCAGCGGCACCCGCAGGTTCGCGCCCGTCACGAACATGCGTGCGAAGTGCCGTACCGTCGCGGTCCGTTCTGCGTCCGGTCCCACCATGAAACCGGGCGTGTCGCACAGCGAGAGGATCGGCAGCCCGAAGGCGTCGCACAGCTGGAGGAAGCGCGCCGTCTTGTCCGCGGCGTCCCGGTCGAGGGCTCCGCCCAGGTGTCCCGGATTGTTCGCGATCAGACCCATCGGGCGGCCCTCGATCCGCATCAGAGACGTCACCACACCCGCGCCGAAGGCCCGCCGCAGCTCCAGCACCGACCCCGTGTCGGCCAGCGCGTCGATCACCGTGCGCACCTCGTAGGCCCGCCTGCGGTTCTCCGGAACGGCGTGCCGCAGCAGTCGCTGGTCCGGGGCCTCCCAGGCGGTCCGCGTTCCTCGGAAGTACGACAGGTAGCGGCGCGCGACCTCGACCGCCTCCACCTCGTCGGCGGCCGCCACGTCCACCACCCCGTTCGGTGCCTGGACCGACAGCGGCCCCACCTCCTCGGGGCGGAACACGCCGAGCCCGCCGCCCTCGATCATCGCCGGGCCGGCCATGCCGATCGTGGCCTCCGGCGTGGCGATCACCATGTCGCAGCAGCCGAGGAGGGCCGCATTGCCCGCGAAACAGCGCCCCGAGGCGATGCCGACCAGGGGGACGAGACCGCTGAGACGGCCCATCTGGTGGAACGTGGTCAGCTCCAGGCCCGAGACGGAGACTCCGTCCGTGTCACCGGGGCGGCCCCCGCCGCCTTCCGCGAACAGCACCACCGGCAGTCGCCGCTCCTCGGCGATCTGCAGCATCCGGTCGGTCTTGCGATGGTTCTGCAGCCCTTGCGTGCCCGCGAGGACCGTGTAGTCGTACGACATGACGACGCACGGCTCGCCGTTCACGCGCCCGGTGCCGGTGACCATGCCGTCCGCCGGAGTCGCCCGGATCAGGTCCTCCAGCGAGCGCCGGCGCCGCTGCGCCGCGACCGTGAGCGCACCGAACTCGGTGAACGACCCCTCGTCGCACAGGTCCTCGATGTTCTCGCGCGCCGTACGCCGGCCGGAGGCGTGCCGCTTGGCGACGGCCTCCGGGCGGTGCTCGTCCAGGCCGAAGGCATGCCGCCGCACCACCTCCGCGAGATCGGGCCGCTCGGCGTCCAGGTCCACCGCCGGGACTCCGCCGTCCTGGTGCGGATCGTCGTCGGTGACGTCGAGCTCCACCAGGGCCCGTCCCTCGGCCACCGTGTCCCCCACGCGCGCGTGCACTGCGCGGACCACCCCGGAGCCCGGTGCGCGGACGACGTGCTCCATCTTCATCGCCTCCAGCACCAGCACCTGCTGCCCGGAGCACACGGCGTCACCCGGCGCGACCTCGACCGAGAGCACCGTGCCGCTCAGCGGTGCCCCTAAAGTGCCGTCCGCCGACCCGGCCGCCACGCCCGATTCCTCGGGCAGCAGTTCCAGCAGGTGCTGCTCGACGAATCCCGTGTGCGCCCAGAACCCGGGTTGAGCGAGGACCGCCCGCAGCAGCGGGACAGAAGTCCGAACCCCCTCGATGGCGAACTCACCCAGCGCGCGGCGGGCCCGGGCGCAGGCGGCCTGCCAGCCGCCGTACGAAACGTGTGCCACCACCTTGGCGAGCAGTGCGTCGTAGCGCACGCCGACCTCGGCGCCCGCGCGGACCGCCGTGTCGACCCTGATCCCCGGGCCCGTCGGCACGTCGAAGCGCGTCAGCCGTCCGGACGACGGGCGCACCGTGCCGTCCGCCTCCGCCACCTCGGCGTTGACCCGCGCCTGCACGGCGAAACCGCGCGGCGGATCGGGCGGTCCCGCCAGTCCAAGCGACGCCAGCGACTCGCCCGCCGCCAGGCGCAGTTGTACGGCCACCAGATCGACGCCCGTCACCTCCTCGGTGACCGTGTGCTCCACCT of Streptomyces cynarae contains these proteins:
- a CDS encoding acetyl-CoA carboxylase family protein, translating into MGSEAVLVANRGEIAVRVLRAAAELGLRTVAVYADGDDAHVRYADESVPVPDYRDAEALLTAARSTGCAFLHPGYGFLSEDAEFARRCAAGQVTFVGPSPDALALFGDKARARAFASELGVPVLPGGGTTLQEARELLRDGPLMIKAVGGGGGRGMRVVRTADELAGAWERCRSEVRQGFGLDTVYAERLLEGARHIEVQILGDAHGALTHLWERDCSAQRRHQKLVEIAPAPELPDSVRTALVSTALRLARAALYTGLGTFEFLVRGEEFHFIEANPRLQVEHTVTEEVTGVDLVAVQLRLAAGESLASLGLAGPPDPPRGFAVQARVNAEVAEADGTVRPSSGRLTRFDVPTGPGIRVDTAVRAGAEVGVRYDALLAKVVAHVSYGGWQAACARARRALGEFAIEGVRTSVPLLRAVLAQPGFWAHTGFVEQHLLELLPEESGVAAGSADGTLGAPLSGTVLSVEVAPGDAVCSGQQVLVLEAMKMEHVVRAPGSGVVRAVHARVGDTVAEGRALVELDVTDDDPHQDGGVPAVDLDAERPDLAEVVRRHAFGLDEHRPEAVAKRHASGRRTARENIEDLCDEGSFTEFGALTVAAQRRRRSLEDLIRATPADGMVTGTGRVNGEPCVVMSYDYTVLAGTQGLQNHRKTDRMLQIAEERRLPVVLFAEGGGGRPGDTDGVSVSGLELTTFHQMGRLSGLVPLVGIASGRCFAGNAALLGCCDMVIATPEATIGMAGPAMIEGGGLGVFRPEEVGPLSVQAPNGVVDVAAADEVEAVEVARRYLSYFRGTRTAWEAPDQRLLRHAVPENRRRAYEVRTVIDALADTGSVLELRRAFGAGVVTSLMRIEGRPMGLIANNPGHLGGALDRDAADKTARFLQLCDAFGLPILSLCDTPGFMVGPDAERTATVRHFARMFVTGANLRVPLVSLVLRKAYGLGAMAMMGGSTRAPLACAAWPTGEFGGMGLEGAVRLGYRRELAAIPDPEERARAFEERVAELYEQGKAVNAAAALDIDAVIDPADSRRWVLAALDGWEGPRDARGRGFVDTW